A segment of the Coffea arabica cultivar ET-39 chromosome 8c, Coffea Arabica ET-39 HiFi, whole genome shotgun sequence genome:
AAGCCTTCTATGGTTTTCCCATGCATTTTTTTAGGAAATTGTTTTATTGTTAGCATTTTCTCGAGCTTTTGGTTCTGCAAATATGGTCAGTTTTCTAGCGCTGCATTTAGGTTCTGGAACTTGAGATTTCTTCTGGAGAAGAAAGTAAATGTAAGGGAAAGCATTTTTCTTGTCTATGTTTTTAAGGAATAGGATATTGCCTTAAATAAGGAATCCTGAATCAGGAAATTAGAGTTTGTTGAATTTTTGAATGACAATAGAAGTACTTAACctaaaatttgattaatgtgtGGAATCATGTAATGGAAATAATTGCTTTCTTTTtgtcttttcctttctctttgtGAAATCAATGAAAATGGTAAAGATATGGTTAAATGTGTATGGTACCTTATGGAATTCTGTCTGTTTCTTTCTCTAGAAGTTTAGACATCAGAGTCAGAAGACGGGTTTAAGGTCTGAAAGCTTGAGATTGTTTTCCAATGGCATTAATGCTGGTACATGTCTTTGTTTGAGTGTAATACTGGGTTTGGAGTGTCAGTTGTGACCTttaatttgatcaattttttcacAGGAGACATCGGGTCATGAAAATATACTAGCTCttacagagcaagtgatcctgcagtttggtgaagttttgaatGCATTAAGGATGGTGAATAAAGAAGGGATTACTCAAATTGATCCTCTGATCATCACTCAAGCTTCATTGCAGAGTAATTTATTTCTCTTTTGCATCTAGTATTTGCATATCTGGTTGTTAGTTTTAGCTGTATTCGTTCTTTGGTAACTCCCAATTCTAATACTCTGCTACCTCTATACAGCAGATGATGCATATCACCTCTCATGATTTAGACTatattcattctttattgaTTCCACTAAATTAGTTAGTTTCACTGAAGCTTGGTGTTGCTTGAACTTGCTCACTGATGGTTGTGCACCATAGTTGACTGCTGCTGATGCTTTTTTCTTGTTCCCCTCCTGTTTTAAGAATCTTTATGTACTGCAATATTTTTTTGGGATTGTTGGTTAGGTAATGCACTGTGTTCtctatgtttctttttttttcctgcaaTCTATTTATAGCTTTGtgtaggttttccattttgagaAATGCTATGTATTTCCTTGTGACTACGCTCTAGTGGTGGCGCCTTTCGAGTGTATGGGTGCAATGTGTTCTGAGCTGGGAGTTTTGGCAGTCTATTTATACAATTTAGGCAAGGCTTCCAGCAAGAAACTCATTGTCCTAAGTGGGCATCTGATTGtgatggatgatggttgggagTTGGGACGCCTTGTAATCATAAGATGGCATCTTCTAAACACTCGAGATTTTGTTTTCTATTCAAAAACCAACcggtaaaataatatttgggtGTATAGAAGTGAGTACGATGTACaggtttgttttttgttttgttttttatgCTCATGTTAGAAGAGATTGTCTTTGATGTAGTTGCTGATGCCATAGTACTATTGTTATTCCAATCCGATGTCATGTGGTAACTTAAATCTTTGACATTGGGCTATCAGCAATTTGTTGCCAATAGTTACCTTTCCAATTCTTCTGTGCCCTATCTGGAATTATTTAACTGATAGTTCATTGTCTTGGGTTCTGGTTATCTAGCATTTACCACCTAGAACCAAAGCTATCACTGTTGAAGTTGCGGTTGTTATCCGCTTGGTCTATTTACTTTTTATGTATGATAGGTTCTGTGCCAGTTGAATCTTCATCTATCGATGTTGTTGTGGTCATCAGCAAGTCATCTGAGTTTCCAAATGATGCGTTGTTTCTGGAGATCTCAAGAATTTTAAAGCCTGGTGGAACAGTGCTGGTGCACCTGACTTCCCAATCTACTCCTTTGCAAGAGGTAAGCTACCCATTGGTTCCAATTTTCACTCAGTTGAATATACTTCTTGACTGTTCATTTACCTTTTGCAAATTCTGAATTAGTAAATGATTGCTCGTGATTATTTTTCTGGGGAGTGTTGCAGACAAAGTCTTCCCTTGAGCGCAAGTTATTGTTGGCAGGACTTTTGGATGTAAAATCATCTGAAGCTGGTCAGTCTATTGGGGTTAGTGTCCTTGTACTGTTTCGATTtatccccccctccccccctccTTGTCTTTTTCCATCTTCGCTCCTCTCCCTGCAACTTTTTGCAGAATGATTCTGGTGCCCTGGCTTTGTTTGCAAGCTTTTTGCCTTCTTCTGTGTAAGTTGTGCATCTGAGGTTTTGTGACACACTTGAACAGATTTCGGGCAAAAAGTCTTCTTGGAAGATTGGTTCATCCTTTTTACtaaagaaacaaacaaaaagTTTACCTGCAGTCCAGATTGGTGATGATACGGACTTGATAGATGAGGACACCCTGCTAAGTGAAGAGGATTTGAAGAAACCACAGCTGCCTGTGGGTAAGACAGCTTTATTCTAGCCGTGGCATTTCTGACGTAGCTTCTGAAATGTTTTATCCACGTGTCTGTATGTCTGATATTACACTGAGCTGCCAAAAATTTCATGCTGTAGGTGATTGTGAAGTTGGAAAAACTAGGAAAGCATGCAAAAATTGCACTTGTGGGCGGGCTGAAGCGGAAGAGAAAGTGAAGTTGGGACTTACTATGGACCAGCTGAACAATCCTCAGTCTGCCTGTGGCAATGTATGTACATATTGTTTAATTTCAGCAATTTCAACTAACTTTAGTTGACCTTTCTTGAGAACATCATTGTCAAAGTGAAGGTCCTGCATCTTAAGCCTGGTGGTCTACTTGACTTCTGTATTATTGCAATTTAACATGATTGTTAGAACGGAAGAGCATTCTGTTTGCATAGAAGAGTAGTTGTTTAGGCTTATCTTCTTGATGCTTCTTAAAATACTTGGAGAACCGATTCCTCAGTTAGTAGAATGCTATTCTTTGTTAATAATGGATTTCGTGGATTTTGGATTATTAAAATTATGTGAAACTCCTTAAATGAAACATTTGAAAAGATACATACATCTTTCTCCTACAAAAAGCTTTTTCTCCTCATGTTCCTCATTTTCTCCTCGAATTAGATGATCCAAAAGCGTTTCCCAGCTTAGTGTTAACTATTCTACCTTTTAAGTCCTCCTAAATATTCATTGCAATCATGTAAGTAAAAGGCAATGGTCAGGAAGACGTAGCTTGCAGCTTAAATTGAGAGGAACTGTTTATGGAATTAATTTTGACAAATACTATAAGTTAGTGAATAATATGGTTCGTTTGAGTTATTTTCATGCCTTACAAAATTTTGTTCATAGAAATATGACTTGTTAGATACTTGCAAAGAGGAAAGCTGAAAATTTGAGTGAatattgaattgtttctgaGGATGTTGCAACAGTATTCTCTCAGGCTAGAAGACTTTCTTTGCCACTCCTACACTGAAATAACACTTTCCATGAGGTCTTCTTATTATATTTTCTTGGGTGTATTCATTACATTTGGTGGACTTCTATCTAATTGGTAGGAGTTCAGATGGTCCTTCTCATTGTGTTTTGGAACTTAAGATCATGCTAAGATATTCAATGAGTTTTGTTGTATTGCTTAACATTTAGAATTGTTTCTTGtgcttttatttgtttcaatggTAGTTCAAATCATTTCTAGGAACACCTTAGTAGAACTTAAATTTATATGTGTCAGCCATGTAGTTAAGTTGCAGGTGTAGttctttttgcttctttaaTAGATTTTTTGCCTTTTGACTATAATATAATTGTGTGTGTTCATCATTGTGTTTTAATGCAATACCAACCTGGTCATGATGCAGTGTGGTCTAGGTGATGCTTTCCGCTGCAGTACATGTCCCTACAAGGGTCTTCCTCCATTCAAGATGGGTGAAAAGGTAAATATTCAACTGTCAGTTACATGTGTTTGGGTATGCCTCCTTTTGTTTGCCAGTGTTACTTTCTTCCTGGAGTTAATTCGTCCTCAACTTTTAAAGTCTAGGAATTTTTTATCCTATATTAAGTTATCGATGTGTTTTTGGATTCACTATTGTACTCTTTGCCTGCTTACCAGCTTTTCTGTGTTGTATTATCTTTTTGTTGTTAGAGCTTAGAAAAGTATGTGTGTGAATTCTCCAACTTTTCTTAAGATGTTCACTGTTTTTTCTCATAGTTATTTATTTGCTGAACAGTTTATTACactgaattttgaaattgaaaaagaaTCCATAGAATACCTGTTCATAAGAATTGAGAAGCACCGCCGTTCCTCAAATCTTCAAAAATCTCGGACGCTTACTTATTCTTCTCTCCTTTGCTTTTCAAATATTCCTTCAGTTAATGCTTTGTGTGTTCATGGTTCACCAACATGATCTCCTACACTTTATGTACATGAAATCTTTTATGAgtaaagtttcaaattttacattctTTTCTTGATAGTTTCTTTGGTGTGTCAAAAACCAATACTTTGGTGCTATGGAGTTTTTGCAGAAGAGGTCCAAAGCGTGGTAAGTTGGTCCTGGAGGttttttggggtggggggggggggggttacgCCTGAGGATGCCTCTATCTCCCTCTGCTCCCCAGGGGCGTTTTTCCTGTTCCTCACACTAGGGCGTGCACCTCTGAGAACACTTTCAGTACAATACTGGAATTATCTTTACATGAGCATTAGCTTTTCTTAAGATGTTAAGATGTTTTTTGGCTGGCAGAAAATCAATATAACTTCCCAATGCGTGAGAAAAAGAAGTGGACACTTACTGGGGTGTTTTTTGCAGGTTACTTTATCTCAGAACTTTCTTGCAGCTGACATTTAAATGTCAAGAAATTGAGGCTGGACATCATGTTGTTACGGCGCATCTTTCCAATGCTTAGATGTTGATAGCTCTGCGGTTACCTTTTGTTGAGGCTAATTTTTGTATATGTTGTTGAAACGATAGAGAGAGATTAAGCCTTGGGGTGGCTTGTTTGGGCAATTTATTCATAGTTCTGGTGATGCGACATTTTGCTAGAAAACCCAAAGAATACTTCTACCAGAGTaccttttaagttttttttaataatattcTTTGGCTTCATTTAATTCTGCAATTGTTTCGAATTCTTTGGCATTGACATCTTTGTAATCTGCTTGGgcttgaagaaattgaaaaaaattatttcttctGAGTTTGCTAACATCAATTAACATTCTACTATTAGTTAAAATTCACTAATGTGGTGCATAGATATTAGAGGTCTTAGATTGAAATGCCACTGAATGTGAGTATGTTCTTCTTGTATgttatttttgaattattagaTGTAACTGATGTTATTAGAGGTGCAAATGAACGAGTCAAGTCGAGCTAAGGCTGTGGATTACTCAAACTTAAGCTAAAATATTTGAGCTCTCAAATTCAAATGTGACTAGATCTGGTTCAATTGAATTCAACCAAGCTTAAGTAATATAGATTAatgttttatataattttaggCAAGGGTTATAATCAACATTTCACACATAAAAAAAATCCTACATAAATAAATTGTGGTGAACTTTTGAGTACAATTTTGTCCATCCTCCTTCTTGCTTTTAGAGCAAAATCCTTGACGAGCTCTCGAGCCTAGCATATAGAGTTTGAGTTTGAACTTGTTGACATATTCGAGCTTTACGAATTTGGCTCATACGTGGTCAATGCGAGTTAGAGTTTGAATTTTAATTGCATAACTTGGTGAGTAGCTTGATTGAACTCAATTCTCTTTTAATTGCAATGTTGTTGAGTTATAATTCGCATATGTACCGATCCCATCAATGGGATTAATTATAATCATTTATAAAGAGGAATAAAAAATGTGTGAcatgaaatatatatatttcctCACGTTTCTATTAGAGATTAATTATACTTAGTTAAGTAATGATTGtgatccgtaattgttcattttttttttcttttcagatGACGTGTGGCTACAAGCATTATATTGTTGCTTCAAAAAATAATCTTAGGTTTTGTTGGCTAAAATCATGTATGAAAGTGATACGTTGCTCGAAACTATCATTAAACAGAATAAGTAATATTGTGAAATCACCAAAATCAAATAACACGAATTAATccttattgtttcttttttttttttttttttttttgagatgaCATGCGGCTACAAGCATTAGCCTgttgtttcaaaaaataaactCAAGTTGTTGGCTAAAATCTTATCAAAGTGGTAAAATACTTGAAACTATCATTAGTCGTCGGCATATTCAGTGTATGaatgaaaaatctccaatagtCTCATATTCTTCCAAAATCTCCAACTTTCTCCTAAGGTAGAGGATACTGCCTTTATTCCAATTTTATTTCACAGCAATTTTTGTAAAGATGACAAAAATACTCCTTTCAATTTCAAGTCTAAGTTACAAATCAACTAGAGAAGGATAACTTTgacattaaattaaaaaaaaaaaattgacataaCAATATAAAATCTGGGAGTTGAACATCCAGCAATGGGGGCAGCAACACTCCTCTTTGGTGCATTGTTGAAATTCGAAATTTAGCTAGTAGAAATGGGCAATGTAGGAATTTGAAAGTGGGGGAGTTGTCTTGGAATTGGGAATTAGTTGGAAGTGGGGAAGTTGTCTCTCTTTGGGCAAATTTGTAATGTTAATTCCATAATCATGTGAACTTTTTaatcatgtgaaaagacaaaatcaatTATTTCTACGTTTCATTCTAATTGTATTTTATTAAGTATTGAGTGGTTTTGATAGGAATGGAAGATTAGGAGAGTGCAATTACCAGTTATTGGAGCATTAAAACGAGATCTGTTGCATAAATTACAGACCAACAAAAGACAACACCAAAAAACTAGTGTGATCTGCAAGTTGACTAATTACTTTATTTGAACTTCCAAGCAATTCATAAGTATTATAAATGAAAAATCAGATATAGAAACCTGTAGTTCGTGCGATCCTTCATCATCACTCATTAATGGTTACAACACGCAATTCCCTTTGGCGGGCACATGTTCGGCAGAGATAAAAGCTGCACGATTCGCATTCGAAAGCCTCTTCCCAATCCAACCTCCTGTCGCTGCAGCTCCCACAAAAGGATTTGTATTTTGCTTCGGGAACATGAGTGAGGGGATGAGAATGATTATTCACATTTAGGGAGCGTCCATACTTCACACGTCCGAACCTCCTAATTTGGGGAATGCACCATGGATGCAATGAGTAGTCGCATTCACGGCAGTGATACATCCAACAATGTGGGTTGATTTCTGTTTCGCAGAGCACACAGTAGAATTTCTCAGGATGTTCGAAATACGGAGGATATATCAGGTGAAGCGGGTGCTTGTCCCATCTCTGTGTGGTTGTAGGAGGCAGCAGAGCACAGGCATAGCACACATAGACGTGGCAATCCTCACAAGCAAACCAAAAACCACCTCCACGTGTATAGTCGCATGCCGTGCAACGCATGAAAAGATGTGAACTTTGAAATGGAGTCAAGAGGTGCTTCTTGTGACCATCGTGTTTGACACTGCTCGTGATCATGCTAGCACTCGCACACTTTATACAAATGCTTAGTTCATAAGATTTGCATTTATAACAGGCAGCATTGGTCCACCAGGCAGCATTGGTCCAACAGCGACATGCCTCGCATTCAAAAATACCAACTGCACTCGATTTACAAGTCAAGGAGAATGGGTGCTGGGGATGCTTTGGAATGTGCAATTCAGGGGGGAGGTTAGAACAAGTTAAATGGACAAAGTAACCACACTCAACACAAGCGTAGTAATGAAGATCATCAGATGAGCAAATAGGTTCAATGCACACGTCACATACTAACAATGCTTTTGCT
Coding sequences within it:
- the LOC113705330 gene encoding anamorsin homolog isoform X1 — its product is MALMLETSGHENILALTEQVILQFGEVLNALRMVNKEGITQIDPLIITQASLQSSVPVESSSIDVVVVISKSSEFPNDALFLEISRILKPGGTVLVHLTSQSTPLQETKSSLERKLLLAGLLDVKSSEAGQSIGISGKKSSWKIGSSFLLKKQTKSLPAVQIGDDTDLIDEDTLLSEEDLKKPQLPVGDCEVGKTRKACKNCTCGRAEAEEKVKLGLTMDQLNNPQSACGNCGLGDAFRCSTCPYKGLPPFKMGEKVTLSQNFLAADI
- the LOC113705330 gene encoding anamorsin homolog isoform X2, which gives rise to METSGHENILALTEQVILQFGEVLNALRMVNKEGITQIDPLIITQASLQSSVPVESSSIDVVVVISKSSEFPNDALFLEISRILKPGGTVLVHLTSQSTPLQETKSSLERKLLLAGLLDVKSSEAGQSIGISGKKSSWKIGSSFLLKKQTKSLPAVQIGDDTDLIDEDTLLSEEDLKKPQLPVGDCEVGKTRKACKNCTCGRAEAEEKVKLGLTMDQLNNPQSACGNCGLGDAFRCSTCPYKGLPPFKMGEKVTLSQNFLAADI
- the LOC113705330 gene encoding anamorsin homolog isoform X3 gives rise to the protein MVNKEGITQIDPLIITQASLQSSVPVESSSIDVVVVISKSSEFPNDALFLEISRILKPGGTVLVHLTSQSTPLQETKSSLERKLLLAGLLDVKSSEAGQSIGISGKKSSWKIGSSFLLKKQTKSLPAVQIGDDTDLIDEDTLLSEEDLKKPQLPVGDCEVGKTRKACKNCTCGRAEAEEKVKLGLTMDQLNNPQSACGNCGLGDAFRCSTCPYKGLPPFKMGEKVTLSQNFLAADI